One genomic region from Bombyx mori chromosome 6, ASM3026992v2 encodes:
- the LOC119628670 gene encoding acyl-CoA Delta-9 desaturase-like, with translation MFKKMFVFKNKIKWDSLLVISFFHIFGFYWCSKYAFPLKLGTFLFAYAMLLIGGLGITCGVHRLWTHRSYKVIVPVKFFLMACFCSSGQNSIYNWVRDHRLHHKFADTDADPHNVNRGFFFSHIGWLMMKKNESVLTKGKLIDMSDIESDSHLMFQHKYHNQLKILFCFLIPTLVNIFLIGEDWKCAVAWQCFIRFLCVLHSELTVNSLAHMYGYKPYNVNIEASENILVSILTCGEGYHNFHHVFPFDFRAAETMDFFSLSTKIIRTFEKIGWTYDLKQASPEMIDVARDKLGGDGSKAHN, from the exons ATGTTCAAGAAAATGTTtgtcttcaaaaataaaattaaatgggaTTCATTATTAGTGATTTCGTTCTTTCatatttttggtttttattggTGTAGCAAATATGCATTTCCCCTAAAATTAGGAACATTTTTATTTG ccTACGCTATGCTTCTTATCGGTGGATTAGGTATTACTTGCGGTGTGCATAGGTTGTGGACGCATCGATcgtacaaagtcatagtacccGTAAAGTTTTTCTTGATGGCTTGCTTCTGCAGCAGTGGCCAG AATTCAATATACAACTGGGTGAGGGATCACAGACTCCATCACAAGTTCGCCGACACCGATGCCGACCCTCACAACGTGAACCGAGGCTTCTTCTTCTCCCACATAGGATGGCTGATGATGAAGAAAAACGAAAGCGTCCTTACGAAAGGAAAGCTGATTGACATGAGTGACATAGAGAGCGATTCCCATTTGATGTTTCAACATAA ATACCACAATCAATTAAAAATCCTATTCTGTTTTCTAATACCAACATTGGTGAACATCTTCTTGATCGGGGAAGATTGGAAGTGCGCTGTTGCCTGGCAATGCTTCATACGGTTCCTTTGCGTGCTACACTCTGAACTGACTGTTAATAGTTTGGCTCATATGTACGGCTATAAACCTTACAACGT AAACATTGAAGCATCAGAGAATATTCTAGTTTCGATCCTGACGTGCGGCGAGGGCTATCATAACTTTCATCATGTCTTCCCATTCGACTTTCGTGCAGCAGAGACTATGGATTTCTTCAGTCTATCCACAAAAATAATCAGAACATTCGAGAAGATTGGTTGGACGTATGACCTCAAGCAAGCCAGTCCAGAAATGATCGATGTGGCTCGTGACAAGCTAGGGGGTGATGGGTCTAAAGCTCACAATTAA
- the LOC100862798 gene encoding acyl-CoA Delta-9 desaturase produces MFTKMFVFKNKIKWDSLLVISFYHIFGLYWCSKYAFPLKLGTFLFAYSMIIVSGAGITCGVHRLWTHRSYKAKAPMKLLLMACFCSSGQNSIYNWVRDHRLHHKFADTDADPHNVKRGFFFSHIGWLMVKKNESVLTKGKLIDMSDIESDSHLMFEHKYHNQLTILFCFLIPTLMNIFLIGEDWKCAVAWQCFIRYLYVLHCELTVNSLAHMYGYKPYNVNIEASENILVSVLTYGEGYHNFHHVFPFDFRAAETMDFFSLSTKIISTFEKIGWTYDLKQASPEMIEAARDKLGGDGSKAHN; encoded by the exons ATGTTCACGAAAATGTTtgtcttcaaaaataaaattaaatgggaTTCATTATTAGTGATTTCGTTCTATCATATTTTTGGTTTATATTGGTGTAGCAAATATGCATTTCCCCTAAAATTAGGAACATTTTTATTTG ccTACTCTATGATAATTGTCTCTGGAGCAGGTATTACTTGCGGTGTGCATAGGTTGTGGACGCATCGATCATACAAAGCCAAAGCACCCATGAAGTTGCTCTTGATGGCTTGCTTCTGCAGCAGTGGCCAG AATTCAATATACAACTGGGTGAGGGATCACAGACTCCATCACAAGTTTGCTGACACCGATGCCGACCCTCACAACGTGAAACGAGGCTTCTTCTTCTCCCACATAGGATGGCTGATGGTGAAGAAGAACGAAAGTGTCCTTACGAAGGGAAAGCTGATTGACATGAGTGACATAGAAAGCGATTCTCATTTGATGTTTGAACATAA ATACCACAATCAATTAACAATCCTATTCTGTTTTCTAATACCAACATTAATGAACATCTTCTTGATCGGGGAAGATTGGAAGTGCGCTGTTGCCTGGCAATGCTTCATACGGTATCTCTACGTGCTGCATTGTGAACTGACTGTTAACAGTTTGGCTCATATGTACGGCTATAAACCTTATAACGT AAACATTGAAGCATCAGAGAATATTCTAGTTTCGGTCCTGACGTACGGCGAGGGCTATCACAACTTTCATCATGTCTTCCCATTCGACTTTCGTGCAGCAGAAACTATGGATTTCTTCAGTCTATCCACAAAGATAATCAGTACATTCGAGAAGATTGGTTGGACGTATGACCTCAAGCAAGCCAGTCCAGAAATGATCGAGGCGGCTCGTGACAAGCTAGGGGGTGATGGGTCTAAAGCTCACAATTAA